One Nitrospirota bacterium genomic region harbors:
- a CDS encoding DUF3842 family protein: MVIAVIDGQGGGIGSEIIKKLRDYLPEEIEIIALGTNAIATSSMMRAGANKGASGENAIIQSIGNVQLIIGPLSIVLANSMMGEMTVAMASAISTTRVRKILLPIGFEHIELVGTEKEPIPHMILKLVDRVNLLIGSEKRK, from the coding sequence ATGGTCATTGCGGTAATCGATGGACAGGGAGGCGGGATCGGGAGCGAAATTATCAAGAAGCTCCGCGACTATCTTCCTGAAGAAATTGAAATTATTGCGCTCGGTACGAATGCGATTGCCACATCGTCGATGATGCGCGCGGGTGCTAATAAGGGGGCGTCCGGAGAGAATGCGATCATTCAGTCGATCGGAAATGTTCAGTTGATCATTGGTCCTCTTTCGATTGTGTTGGCAAATTCAATGATGGGTGAAATGACCGTAGCAATGGCCTCGGCCATTTCGACGACCCGGGTCAGAAAAATCCTTCTTCCAATCGGCTTTGAACATATTGAACTGGTGGGCACGGAAAAAGAGCCAATCCCGCACATGATCTTGAAGCTGGTCGACCGGGTCAATCTCCTGATCGGAAGTGAGAAAAGAAAATGA
- a CDS encoding MMPL family transporter — protein MIKKYVDGLVNHPLRVILVVLAVTLFFAFQLQHLFMILDPKRILPQDHPFVQLNNKIEQTFGGSRVVVIGVVVKNGDVFNPATLAKIKRITEEVKGVSGILEENVVSISDRKIKYINASPGGMDIRPMMAEVPTTKEGLDDLKKSLYSNDLYLKSLISEDGKAAAIITDFRSGVFSPSNAASGSGGKGSGSNPWWNPDTGKSSSAGTTAGGANPWWNPDKAKKEGKTSPAKTSTTYDTLAGLVKGLIFGGSWSASGDNPYWTSDSTIYKKLHAIIDKEKDGNTEIYLGGLPIALSFLEADTNVMNQVVFPIAFVVIMGVLFLSFRSFQGMLIPILTALLSVIWALGLVGLLGIPLDPFTKTLTPLLIVAIAAGHSIQILKRYYEEYAKTGNHKEAVRESTLRMAPVMVTAGLVASASFASLITFHLKTFQAFGLLTAFGILSAVVLELSFIPAFRTMVPPRLTPDALLRSSYLDHILTSVGNFIPRNPMKILIAGGVILAVSSIGASQVKVNNSLKTQFFEKTELRVSDQAINQAFGGTSTFYILVDGKVPDRLKDPKVMAGIEGLQKLLESIPGVGKTQSYVDYLKKMSRSIHGGDPAWEKIPESRQAAGEYLFLYSISGNPADFNRLVNYDYQQAVIWSFLKTDSTDLAEKIIKEVNAYVPSHFDPDMTVGVAGSSPVTVALNETMVQGKVKNILQVSGLTFVIASLVFRSLLGGLLVLLPLLLAVMINFGVMGFSGLTLGIGTATIAAMSVGMGADYAIYFIFRLREEFKKTGKVESAISNSMSTAGKSILYVAFAISAGCATLIFPGYYLHTEGILVPLAMLTSSVGAITLIPALMAWLRPTFVFGVRGER, from the coding sequence ATGATTAAAAAATATGTAGACGGATTAGTCAATCATCCACTTCGAGTCATTCTCGTTGTGTTGGCGGTGACTCTGTTTTTTGCTTTTCAGCTCCAGCATCTCTTCATGATTCTTGATCCGAAAAGAATTCTCCCTCAGGATCATCCCTTCGTCCAGCTCAACAACAAGATTGAGCAGACCTTCGGAGGAAGCCGGGTGGTCGTCATCGGTGTCGTGGTTAAGAACGGAGATGTTTTTAACCCGGCGACGCTTGCCAAAATTAAGCGGATTACCGAAGAGGTAAAAGGGGTTTCCGGTATCCTGGAAGAAAATGTCGTTTCCATTTCCGATCGAAAGATCAAATATATCAATGCTTCACCCGGGGGGATGGATATTCGCCCGATGATGGCCGAAGTTCCGACGACGAAAGAAGGACTTGATGACCTGAAAAAGAGTCTCTATTCCAACGATCTTTATCTGAAAAGCCTGATTTCAGAAGATGGCAAAGCGGCGGCAATCATAACCGATTTCAGGTCGGGGGTCTTTTCGCCCTCCAATGCGGCTTCCGGTTCAGGGGGGAAAGGATCAGGGAGTAATCCCTGGTGGAATCCGGATACCGGAAAATCATCTTCTGCAGGAACGACTGCAGGTGGTGCGAATCCCTGGTGGAACCCCGATAAGGCAAAAAAAGAGGGTAAAACAAGCCCTGCAAAGACGAGTACAACCTACGATACGCTGGCCGGTCTGGTTAAGGGGCTGATTTTCGGCGGTTCCTGGTCCGCTTCCGGAGACAACCCCTATTGGACAAGCGATTCGACTATTTATAAAAAGCTTCATGCCATTATCGATAAAGAGAAAGATGGCAACACCGAAATCTATCTTGGGGGTCTCCCCATCGCGCTCTCTTTTCTCGAAGCCGATACGAATGTCATGAACCAGGTTGTTTTCCCGATTGCGTTTGTGGTGATTATGGGGGTTCTTTTTCTTTCATTCAGGTCATTTCAGGGAATGCTCATTCCGATACTCACGGCCCTGCTCAGCGTGATCTGGGCGCTCGGTCTGGTGGGTCTCCTGGGGATCCCGCTCGATCCCTTTACCAAAACATTGACCCCGCTGTTGATCGTCGCTATTGCCGCAGGGCATTCGATCCAGATTTTAAAGCGTTACTACGAAGAGTATGCGAAAACCGGAAATCATAAAGAAGCGGTCCGGGAATCAACGCTCAGGATGGCGCCGGTCATGGTAACGGCAGGTCTTGTTGCCTCGGCAAGTTTTGCGTCTTTGATTACATTCCATCTCAAAACATTTCAGGCATTCGGTTTATTAACGGCCTTTGGGATACTTTCAGCGGTTGTGTTGGAACTGAGTTTTATTCCGGCATTCAGAACGATGGTTCCTCCCCGCTTGACACCTGACGCCTTGCTTCGAAGTTCCTATTTAGACCATATCTTGACCTCGGTGGGGAATTTCATCCCGCGGAACCCGATGAAAATTTTGATCGCCGGAGGAGTCATCCTGGCCGTCAGCTCGATAGGCGCCTCCCAGGTTAAAGTCAATAACAGCTTGAAAACCCAGTTTTTCGAAAAGACCGAGCTTCGGGTCAGTGATCAGGCGATCAATCAGGCCTTTGGCGGAACATCGACATTTTATATTCTGGTCGATGGAAAAGTGCCGGACCGATTGAAAGATCCGAAGGTCATGGCCGGAATCGAAGGGCTTCAAAAACTCCTTGAGTCGATCCCGGGAGTTGGAAAAACGCAATCCTACGTGGATTACCTCAAGAAAATGAGCCGGTCGATTCATGGGGGCGATCCTGCCTGGGAAAAAATACCCGAAAGCCGGCAAGCGGCAGGGGAATACCTTTTTCTCTATTCTATCTCCGGAAATCCGGCCGATTTCAACCGGCTCGTCAATTACGACTATCAGCAGGCGGTCATCTGGTCGTTTTTGAAAACGGACAGCACCGATCTGGCTGAAAAAATAATCAAAGAGGTGAACGCCTATGTTCCGTCCCATTTTGATCCCGATATGACGGTTGGAGTCGCCGGGAGTTCTCCGGTCACAGTTGCTTTGAATGAAACAATGGTCCAGGGAAAGGTCAAGAACATTCTTCAGGTGAGCGGCCTGACTTTCGTTATTGCTTCGCTCGTATTTCGTTCGCTTTTGGGAGGACTTCTTGTTCTCCTCCCGCTGCTTCTGGCAGTCATGATCAATTTCGGCGTGATGGGTTTTTCAGGTCTTACACTCGGGATCGGAACGGCGACCATTGCAGCCATGTCTGTCGGGATGGGTGCCGACTATGCCATCTATTTTATTTTTAGACTGAGAGAAGAATTTAAAAAGACCGGAAAGGTGGAAAGTGCCATTTCAAATTCGATGAGCACGGCAGGAAAATCAATTCTCTATGTTGCTTTCGCTATTTCCGCCGGATGTGCCACGCTGATCTTTCCGGGCTATTACCTTCATACGGAAGGAATCCTGGTCCCTCTTGCCATGTTGACCAGTTCAGTCGGTGCAATCACCTTGATACCCGCTTTAATGGCCTGGCTCCGCCCGACATTTGTATTTGGAGTGCGGGGTGAGAGATGA
- a CDS encoding outer membrane lipoprotein-sorting protein, with the protein KIEYYDRKGELLKSQKMNWQEVSGYKAWKSSEVVNVQTQHKTIFEISDLKINTGLKDDLFKERTLTTGVR; encoded by the coding sequence GAAAATCGAATATTATGACCGGAAAGGCGAGCTTCTCAAGAGCCAGAAAATGAACTGGCAGGAAGTATCGGGCTATAAAGCCTGGAAAAGCTCGGAAGTCGTCAATGTCCAGACTCAGCATAAAACTATTTTTGAAATTTCGGATTTAAAAATCAACACCGGTCTAAAAGATGATCTCTTTAAAGAGAGAACGCTTACGACCGGTGTCCGGTAA